In Cololabis saira isolate AMF1-May2022 chromosome 4, fColSai1.1, whole genome shotgun sequence, one DNA window encodes the following:
- the LOC133442173 gene encoding beta-1,4-galactosyltransferase 4-like — translation MWFCSAVGDHLYKRRYYLLSFLLVLVLVWIATFSGEALKIIPVFSATMQTRKDNLMDQPDNGASTPDQLYIPTQKGECPVESPLLQGLVKPHFESSLTMKNVENETKGVSEGGYEPSGRTARQSVAIIIPHRRRETHLIYLLYHLHPFLQRQQLHYALYVVHQAGDATFNRAKLMNVGYLEALKDHSWDCYIFHDVDLIPENDKNVYICDDNRPKHLIFGRNSTGYKMLNKIAFGGVTAFTKEQFEQINGFSNLYWGWGGEDDDLYNR, via the exons ATGTGGTTCTGTTCAGCCGTCGGCGATCATTTGTACAAAAGGAGATATTATTTATTAAGCTTTCTCTTAGTGTTGGTCCTGGTTTGGATAGCCACCTTCTCTGGTGAAGCTTTGAAAATCATTCCGGTTTTCTCTGCCACAATGCAAACAAGAAAAGACAATCTGATGGATCAACCTGACAACGGGGCTTCAACACCTGATCAGCTTTACATTCCAACACAAAAAGGCGAATGCCCAGTGGAGTCTCCATTGCTGC AGGGACTCGTGAAACCGCATTTTGAGTCTTCTCTGACAATGAAGAATGTAGAGAATGAGACTAAAGGAGTGTCTGAGGGAGGGTATGAGCCCTCGGGCCGTACAGCGCGGCAGAGCGTAGCTATCATCATCCCACATCGCAGGCGAGAAACCCACCTCATCTACTTGCTGTATCACCTGCACCCATTTCTACAGAGACAGCAACTACACTATGCCCTTTATGTCGTCCACCAG GCTGGCGATGCAACTTTTAATCGAGCCAAGCTCATGAATGTAGGGTATTTGGAGGCGCTGAAGGACCACAGTTGGGACTGCTACATCTTCCATGATGTGGACCTGATTCCTGAAAATGACAAGAATGTATATATCTGCGACGACAATCGGCCCAAACACCTGATATTTGGCAGGAATAGCACAGGATACAA GATGCTTAACAAAATCGCCTTTGGTGGAGTTACCGCTTTTACCAAGGAACAGTTTGAACAAATTAATGGTTTTTCAAACCTTTactggggttggggtggggaaGATGATGACCTTTACAATAGGTGA